In the Chromatiaceae bacterium genome, one interval contains:
- a CDS encoding HdeD family acid-resistance protein, with protein sequence MIDTQPTLQHTGSEQVAARRSAPLGLSELPVDWRWMAAMGVGMIVAGLVGVTYAVRLTLVSVMAFGVLAILAGGVQVWHAMTTRGRRWAGGMVHAFVGIAYLAVGALLVWDPIAGTLSLTIVMTAFLIALGAARLGYAWQCRRFRWRWRLALAGGVIDLLLAGVILYGWPTTSLWVIGTILAVELLLNGVTLLAIASASRRYGLPSALASGKPDS encoded by the coding sequence ATGATCGACACGCAACCGACACTGCAGCATACGGGAAGCGAGCAGGTAGCAGCGCGCCGAAGCGCGCCGCTGGGACTCTCCGAATTGCCGGTCGATTGGCGGTGGATGGCGGCAATGGGCGTCGGCATGATCGTCGCCGGCCTGGTCGGTGTGACCTATGCGGTGCGACTGACACTGGTGAGCGTCATGGCATTCGGCGTACTGGCGATACTGGCCGGTGGCGTCCAGGTCTGGCATGCCATGACCACCCGAGGGAGGCGCTGGGCCGGCGGGATGGTGCACGCCTTTGTCGGTATCGCATACCTCGCCGTAGGTGCACTGCTGGTGTGGGACCCGATTGCCGGGACGCTCAGCCTGACGATCGTGATGACGGCGTTTCTCATTGCCCTGGGGGCGGCACGGTTGGGTTACGCGTGGCAATGCCGACGGTTTCGCTGGCGGTGGCGTCTGGCACTGGCCGGCGGCGTCATCGATCTGCTGCTGGCCGGGGTGATCCTGTACGGTTGGCCGACGACGTCTTTGTGGGTCATCGGGACCATTCTAGCGGTCGAACTGCTGCTCAATGGCGTGACGCTGCTGGCGATAGCATCGGCGTCGCGTCGGTACGGACTTCCGTCGGCCCTTGCTTCCGGCAAACCCGACAGCTGA
- a CDS encoding DUF1328 domain-containing protein, whose translation MLGWALTFLIVAIVAGALGFSGVAGTATQIAWILFVVGLIVALVLFVMGRRPRL comes from the coding sequence ATGCTTGGATGGGCACTGACATTCTTGATAGTCGCCATTGTCGCGGGGGCACTGGGCTTCAGTGGAGTCGCCGGAACCGCTACACAGATCGCCTGGATCCTGTTTGTTGTCGGACTGATCGTCGCGCTTGTTTTGTTCGTCATGGGCCGACGCCCGCGCCTATGA
- a CDS encoding MoxR family ATPase: MGSTDVRVKEQTEGEVDALRSEFDQLRTHVEQQILGQSELVERLLMALLADGHLLVEGAPGLAKTKAVKALASGLEGDFHRIQFTPDLLPADLTGTEIYRPQDGSFHFDKGPVFHNFVLADEVNRAPAKVQSALLEAMGERQVTVGRETFHLPELFLVMATQNPIEQEGTYPLPEAQLDRFLMHVRVDYPDLATEKAILSLNRDEARASERPPGSHKVSQHSVFAARRAILELFMSPDVEDYLVHLVLATRDPAPYGRDLAGWLRYGASPRATLALDRCARARAWLDGRDYVSPEDIQAVAPDVLRHRVLLSYQAEAEGRTAQGFVETLLGRVAVP, encoded by the coding sequence ATGGGCAGTACTGACGTGCGGGTGAAGGAGCAGACCGAGGGCGAAGTCGATGCGCTTCGCAGCGAGTTCGACCAGCTGCGAACGCACGTGGAGCAGCAGATTCTCGGCCAGTCCGAACTCGTGGAACGGTTGCTGATGGCATTGCTCGCGGACGGTCACCTGCTGGTCGAAGGGGCCCCCGGCCTGGCCAAGACGAAGGCGGTCAAGGCATTGGCGTCGGGCCTCGAAGGCGATTTTCACCGTATCCAGTTCACGCCCGACCTGCTGCCGGCGGATCTCACCGGGACCGAGATCTATCGGCCGCAGGACGGCAGCTTCCATTTCGACAAAGGTCCGGTGTTCCACAATTTCGTGCTCGCCGATGAGGTCAACCGCGCACCGGCGAAGGTGCAGTCCGCGTTGCTCGAGGCAATGGGCGAGCGACAGGTCACCGTGGGACGTGAGACCTTCCATCTGCCCGAGCTGTTCCTGGTCATGGCGACTCAGAACCCGATCGAGCAGGAAGGCACCTACCCGCTGCCCGAGGCACAGCTCGACCGCTTTCTGATGCACGTGCGTGTCGACTATCCCGACCTTGCGACCGAAAAGGCGATCCTGAGCCTGAACCGCGATGAGGCACGGGCCAGCGAGCGGCCGCCGGGCAGTCACAAGGTCAGCCAGCACAGTGTGTTTGCCGCGCGCCGTGCGATCCTCGAACTGTTCATGTCGCCGGACGTCGAGGACTACCTGGTGCACCTGGTGCTCGCCACCCGCGATCCGGCACCCTATGGTCGCGACCTCGCCGGGTGGCTGCGTTATGGCGCAAGTCCGCGCGCGACCCTGGCGCTCGATCGCTGCGCACGCGCACGTGCCTGGCTGGATGGACGCGACTATGTATCGCCGGAGGATATCCAGGCGGTCGCCCCGGACGTGCTGCGCCATCGGGTACTGCTCTCATACCAGGCGGAGGCCGAGGGCCGCACCGCCCAGGGGTTCGTCGAGACGCTGCTGGGCAGGGTGGCCGTACCCTGA
- a CDS encoding DUF1134 domain-containing protein codes for MKAVKYGLYLALILFAGVVMAEQKPEHQTYSKNEILQKVEDFFGEGAEGLADVVEKAFADHGEPDAYIAGDEISAALGVGVRYGKGQLQTAGGYSRKVYWQGPSIGFDAGANASKVFVLIYRLASPESLFQRYPGIEGSLFFVGGVGMNYLQVEDTVIAPIRLGAGWRQGVNVGYMDFTREASLNPF; via the coding sequence ATGAAAGCCGTGAAGTATGGTCTGTACCTGGCGCTGATCTTGTTCGCCGGCGTGGTGATGGCCGAGCAGAAGCCGGAACACCAGACGTATTCGAAGAACGAGATACTGCAAAAGGTCGAAGACTTCTTCGGTGAAGGAGCGGAAGGACTCGCGGACGTCGTGGAAAAGGCGTTTGCCGACCATGGTGAACCGGATGCCTATATCGCCGGAGATGAGATATCAGCGGCATTGGGTGTCGGTGTGCGTTACGGCAAAGGGCAGCTGCAGACGGCCGGTGGCTACTCTCGCAAGGTGTACTGGCAGGGGCCGTCGATCGGGTTCGATGCCGGCGCGAACGCTTCCAAGGTGTTCGTCCTGATCTACCGGTTGGCAAGCCCGGAGTCCCTGTTCCAACGGTATCCGGGCATCGAGGGCAGCCTGTTCTTCGTCGGTGGCGTGGGTATGAACTACCTGCAGGTCGAGGATACGGTCATCGCGCCGATCCGCCTCGGGGCGGGATGGCGGCAGGGTGTCAACGTCGGCTATATGGACTTCACCCGCGAGGCGAGCCTGAACCCCTTCTAA
- a CDS encoding DUF58 domain-containing protein: MNPTDASGGGPTGTRIDLETLIALRQEARQLQIAPRGKVLATRSGGHLSRFRGRGMEYDESRVYQPGDDPRNMDWRVTARSSTAHVKLFREERERPVWLFVDQRPAMRFASRVAFKSVVAAHAAALLAWAAADKGDRVGGLVFDDGRYVEYRPAARTRGLLPLLHALTEFSEAGGEGAPGGELGTGTPDGALTAAATHLVQLVRPGSLVFLISDFAAFGAGDDAWIARLAAGSELVFVHVFDPLDEAPPPAARYPVTDGDTGRVLDTGSAALRAAWTARFDAQVGHLETLCRHYQAHRVALRTDQPVGDALRHGLRPRLLRSGGIR, from the coding sequence CTGAACCCGACAGACGCATCAGGCGGCGGGCCGACAGGCACGCGTATCGATCTCGAGACGCTGATCGCATTGCGGCAGGAGGCGCGCCAGTTGCAGATTGCGCCGCGCGGCAAGGTGCTGGCGACCCGCAGCGGCGGCCATCTCTCGCGGTTCCGCGGGCGTGGGATGGAGTACGACGAGTCACGCGTCTATCAGCCGGGCGACGACCCGCGCAACATGGACTGGCGGGTCACGGCGCGTTCCAGCACCGCACATGTCAAATTGTTTCGTGAGGAGCGAGAGCGACCGGTCTGGCTGTTCGTCGACCAGCGCCCGGCAATGCGTTTTGCCAGCCGGGTCGCATTCAAATCGGTCGTCGCGGCGCATGCGGCGGCACTGCTCGCCTGGGCCGCCGCCGACAAGGGTGACCGGGTCGGTGGCCTGGTGTTCGACGACGGACGCTATGTCGAATACCGGCCGGCCGCGCGTACCCGCGGGCTGTTGCCGCTGCTGCACGCGCTGACCGAGTTCTCCGAAGCGGGGGGCGAGGGTGCGCCCGGCGGCGAACTTGGCACCGGCACGCCGGACGGCGCGCTCACCGCTGCTGCGACCCATCTGGTGCAATTGGTGCGGCCGGGCAGTCTGGTGTTCCTGATCAGTGACTTTGCCGCGTTCGGAGCCGGTGACGATGCGTGGATCGCGAGGCTCGCGGCCGGCAGCGAGCTGGTGTTCGTGCACGTCTTTGATCCGCTCGACGAGGCACCGCCGCCAGCGGCGCGCTATCCGGTGACCGACGGCGATACCGGTAGGGTACTGGATACCGGCAGCGCGGCGTTGCGCGCCGCCTGGACCGCGCGTTTCGATGCGCAGGTCGGCCACCTCGAAACCCTGTGCCGGCATTACCAGGCACACCGTGTCGCACTGCGCACGGATCAACCGGTGGGCGACGCGTTGCGCCACGGCCTGCGTCCGCGTCTGCTGCGCAGCGGAGGGATCCGGTGA
- a CDS encoding YegS/Rv2252/BmrU family lipid kinase: MDWLLTNDRSGTSRGRQEWLKRLAAAGLAEAPRPLDDLGQIARLSADDRVIVAGGDGTVNLVARDCARSGCRLGVLPAGTGNDLARGLDIPLDPDAACETIVRGVARTLDLAAVNDRHFLNVAHVGFGSEVGRRAETRKRRGWGRLSYPSAVLDKLQRRRGFKATIRCGGVTHRGRWLEIVVANGVSFGGGQRVFDVAQDDGAIDVIAIRPKPVWRLIWVWIKAQMLATTPSDDALVRMRGPHCEVDDCAPRRITADGEQAGEVPARFTIEHRVLRVIVPARASD, translated from the coding sequence ATGGACTGGCTGCTGACCAATGATCGATCGGGCACGTCGCGCGGTCGACAGGAATGGCTGAAGCGGCTCGCCGCGGCGGGCCTCGCGGAGGCGCCGAGACCGTTGGATGATCTCGGGCAGATCGCTCGCCTGTCGGCCGACGACCGGGTGATCGTCGCCGGTGGCGACGGGACCGTGAATCTGGTGGCACGAGACTGCGCGCGCAGCGGTTGTCGCCTTGGCGTACTGCCCGCAGGTACTGGAAACGATCTCGCGCGAGGTCTCGATATTCCGCTCGACCCAGATGCCGCCTGTGAAACGATCGTACGCGGCGTGGCGCGGACCCTGGATCTGGCCGCCGTGAACGACCGCCATTTTTTGAACGTCGCGCATGTGGGGTTCGGGTCGGAGGTCGGACGCCGGGCGGAGACGCGCAAGAGACGGGGTTGGGGACGACTCAGTTATCCGAGCGCGGTCTTGGACAAGCTGCAACGTCGCCGCGGCTTCAAGGCGACCATCCGCTGCGGCGGCGTAACGCACCGGGGACGCTGGCTGGAGATCGTTGTCGCAAACGGTGTGTCGTTCGGGGGTGGCCAGCGGGTATTCGATGTGGCGCAGGACGATGGCGCAATCGATGTGATCGCGATCCGGCCCAAACCGGTCTGGCGTCTGATCTGGGTATGGATCAAGGCGCAGATGCTCGCCACCACTCCGAGCGATGATGCGCTGGTGCGCATGCGCGGACCGCACTGCGAGGTCGATGATTGTGCGCCCCGCAGGATCACCGCCGATGGCGAGCAGGCGGGCGAGGTTCCGGCGCGCTTCACGATCGAGCACCGGGTGCTGCGCGTCATCGTCCCTGCCCGGGCATCGGATTGA
- the sbmA gene encoding peptide antibiotic transporter SbmA, with the protein MFASFFPRPRLFFTMAVVWSALASLVWYLAGDSLGALLGFPPAEPDAPPVIGVGYFLTSQFMWFYIYYGAATALFAMFWFRLYPHRWQLWSVLGSSLILFSTYFSVQVSVAINEWRRPFFDAVQQALSGDASVSVGELYGLLGDFAGIAFVAIFVIVVTSFFVSHYVFRWRTAMNDYYVGRWAEVRRIEGASQRIQEDTMRFADIVETLGVKIVDAVMTLFAFLPVLFSLSSYVSELPVVGNIAAPLFTAALIWSVFGTLLLAVAGIKLPGLYFRNQRVEAAYRKELVYGEDDAGRAQPPTLRELFGNVRRNYFRLYFHYFYFNIVRYSYLQADNIFVYLILVPTIAAGKITFGILQQILTAFGQVSSSFQYLVNSWTTIVELQSIYKRLAAFEAAFEKRPLPQLDQAYLAGETGAVD; encoded by the coding sequence GTGTTTGCTTCGTTTTTTCCGCGTCCGCGGTTGTTTTTCACCATGGCGGTCGTGTGGAGCGCGCTGGCCTCGCTGGTCTGGTACCTCGCGGGCGACAGTCTGGGCGCCTTGCTCGGCTTTCCGCCGGCCGAACCGGATGCTCCCCCCGTCATCGGCGTCGGGTATTTTCTGACGTCGCAGTTCATGTGGTTTTATATCTACTACGGCGCTGCGACCGCGCTGTTCGCGATGTTCTGGTTCCGTCTCTACCCCCACCGCTGGCAATTGTGGTCGGTGCTGGGCTCGTCGCTGATCCTGTTCTCGACCTATTTCTCGGTGCAGGTCTCGGTTGCGATCAACGAGTGGCGACGTCCTTTCTTCGATGCCGTTCAGCAGGCGCTGTCGGGCGATGCGAGTGTTTCGGTCGGTGAGCTCTACGGTCTGCTGGGGGACTTCGCCGGGATCGCGTTCGTGGCGATATTCGTGATCGTCGTGACCAGCTTTTTTGTCAGTCACTACGTGTTTCGTTGGCGTACCGCGATGAACGACTACTACGTTGGGCGCTGGGCCGAGGTGCGGCGCATCGAGGGTGCATCGCAACGCATCCAGGAAGACACCATGCGTTTCGCCGACATCGTCGAGACCCTGGGGGTGAAGATTGTCGACGCGGTGATGACGTTGTTTGCGTTTCTTCCGGTGTTGTTCTCTTTGTCCTCTTATGTTTCCGAGCTGCCGGTGGTCGGCAACATCGCCGCACCGCTGTTCACCGCGGCACTGATCTGGTCGGTGTTCGGCACTTTGCTGTTGGCGGTTGCAGGGATCAAGTTGCCGGGACTCTATTTTCGCAACCAGCGGGTCGAGGCGGCCTACCGCAAGGAGTTGGTGTATGGCGAGGATGATGCCGGCCGGGCCCAGCCGCCGACCTTGCGCGAGTTGTTCGGCAACGTCCGGCGCAATTACTTCCGGCTGTACTTCCATTATTTCTATTTCAACATCGTGCGCTACAGCTATCTGCAGGCAGACAATATCTTCGTGTATCTGATCCTGGTGCCGACGATCGCCGCTGGCAAGATCACGTTTGGCATCCTGCAGCAGATCCTCACGGCATTCGGCCAGGTGTCGTCGTCGTTCCAGTACCTGGTCAACTCCTGGACCACGATCGTCGAGTTGCAGTCGATCTACAAGCGCCTCGCCGCGTTCGAGGCGGCGTTCGAAAAACGGCCGTTGCCGCAACTCGATCAGGCCTATCTCGCGGGCGAGACCGGTGCAGTGGACTGA
- a CDS encoding potassium transporter, with product MKTFHILGIVGFLCMMFSLSVIPPILVALWFDDGEAVHFALSFVMIHAIGLALWLPTRRSLGDFGRREGFIIVTLFWLVLSLLSAIPFVIGPHLSFVDAFFEAVSGFTTTGATVVIGLDQMPPSILYYRGQLQWLGGMGLVVLAVAVMPMLGIGGMQLYRAEAPGPMKEEKLKPRLTQVARALWLLYVGLTAACIFFYWIAGMSVFDAVVHGFATVSTGGFSSHDASLGYFDSPAIDAIAIVFMLAGGINFALHYRALADRSPSPYWRDVEARSFLILIVVALLVIAGMLWHLQAYEHPMDALLDSMFEVVSVITSTGFGTADFSVWPSFLPLLLIFMSFVGGCGGSTAGGIKVSRVLLLLKQGGQEIHYLIHPHAVRPLRIGTQVLAPRVSQAIWGFFSAYVVVFALLTLMMMAAGLDQVSAFSAVATCINNLGPGLGEVATTFAGVSDAGKLIGILAMLFGRLEIFTVLVILTPAFWRD from the coding sequence ATGAAGACGTTTCACATCCTCGGCATCGTCGGGTTCCTGTGCATGATGTTCAGCCTATCGGTCATACCGCCGATCCTGGTTGCATTGTGGTTTGATGACGGCGAGGCAGTACATTTCGCGCTGTCGTTCGTGATGATCCACGCCATCGGACTCGCCCTGTGGCTGCCGACGCGCCGCTCACTCGGCGATTTCGGCCGGCGCGAAGGATTCATCATCGTCACACTGTTCTGGCTGGTCTTGAGCCTCTTGTCGGCGATCCCGTTTGTGATCGGACCCCATTTGAGCTTCGTCGATGCGTTCTTTGAAGCCGTATCGGGCTTCACGACCACCGGGGCCACCGTCGTGATCGGCCTCGACCAGATGCCGCCCTCCATTCTCTACTACCGCGGCCAGCTACAGTGGCTCGGTGGCATGGGGCTGGTGGTGCTCGCCGTCGCGGTCATGCCGATGCTCGGTATCGGCGGCATGCAGTTGTATCGGGCCGAGGCACCAGGGCCGATGAAGGAGGAAAAGCTCAAGCCGCGCCTGACGCAGGTGGCGCGCGCCTTGTGGCTGCTGTACGTCGGACTGACGGCGGCCTGTATTTTCTTTTACTGGATCGCCGGGATGAGCGTGTTCGATGCCGTCGTGCACGGCTTTGCAACTGTCTCCACAGGCGGTTTCTCCAGCCACGACGCCAGTCTCGGCTACTTCGACAGCCCGGCGATCGATGCCATCGCGATCGTCTTCATGCTCGCCGGCGGGATCAATTTCGCGCTGCACTACCGTGCGCTCGCGGATCGTTCGCCAAGCCCCTACTGGCGCGACGTCGAGGCACGCAGCTTCCTGATCCTGATCGTCGTCGCGCTGCTGGTGATCGCAGGCATGCTGTGGCACCTGCAGGCCTACGAGCACCCGATGGACGCGTTGCTCGACTCGATGTTCGAGGTGGTATCGGTGATTACCAGCACGGGCTTCGGTACCGCGGATTTCTCGGTCTGGCCGAGTTTCCTGCCGCTGCTGCTGATCTTCATGAGCTTCGTCGGCGGCTGTGGCGGTTCGACCGCCGGCGGCATCAAGGTTTCACGCGTGCTGTTGCTGCTGAAACAGGGCGGCCAGGAGATCCACTACCTGATCCATCCGCACGCCGTACGCCCCTTGCGCATAGGTACCCAGGTGTTGGCGCCGCGCGTAAGCCAGGCGATCTGGGGATTCTTTTCGGCCTACGTCGTGGTGTTCGCACTGCTGACGCTGATGATGATGGCGGCCGGGCTGGATCAGGTCAGCGCGTTCTCAGCGGTGGCGACCTGCATCAACAACCTCGGCCCTGGACTCGGCGAGGTGGCGACGACCTTTGCCGGCGTCAGCGACGCCGGCAAACTGATCGGTATTCTGGCGATGCTCTTCGGACGACTGGAGATTTTCACCGTACTGGTGATATTGACCCCGGCCTTCTGGCGCGACTGA
- a CDS encoding PAS domain-containing protein, with translation MLGVLFAVMLVCTAGYLAYSQRTLVNQLVEHQTTDLAESYFDNINTLMLTGGMANRDIPRKKVLAREAVLDARIIRGPAVTKLYGPGDENAQVRDDLDRRALAGERIELIEAGENGRVLKVLLPLPASKDFRGTDCIGCHVAPEGEVLGVVRVDYSLEAFDAAVNRDLLMNIGINSALMVLGLLIIGALFSRIVSQPLNQLVNTMRAVAEGRADWSQRLSLESNDEIGALANHFNTAIEKFGNLIDDTSRQKEEATRLKTALDCVSTNVMVADGDYNIIYANDAVQAMFRDAEADLHEMLPGFDANNLIGRNIDVFHVKPQHQRRLLDKLTDTYESQVTVGPRTFRIIANPVVDAKGQRLGIAVEWADLTAEMRAADEEAKRLEVERRHASENLRIRTALDNVTSSVMVADADYNIIYLNKALQKMFGDAQTELREVLPGFDSTRLLGSNMDQFHKDPSHQRRLLDGMTSTVSSEMEVAGLTLRVVANPVLDEQGDRLGTVVEWANRTAEVAVEREIDGIVAAARDGDLATRVSLEDKQGFFLKLASGINELVEVIENVFGDIADTMGAMADGDLTRPIERDYSGAFGKVKEDVNTTVRNIEKIVHELREATDAINTGAGEISSGNNNLSSRTEQQAAALEETAASMEQLTSTVRNNADNAQQANQLAGSASQLATRGGEVVSHAVSAMGEIDTASGKIAEIIGVIDEIAFQTNLLALNASVEAARAGEQGRGFAVVATEVRNLAGRSATAAKQIKELIQDSVGKVKAGSELVNQSGAMLGEIVTGVKKVGDIIAEIAAASAEQSSGIDQVNQAVTAMDEVTQQNAALAEETSAASASMSDKAREMEQLVGFFKISGTPPMSRAPLAPAKTVVASSRSAADKSSAPASRQTAKVAAARPPAPAKAKGKPAPSPKPQRAKAPPVDDEEEWEEF, from the coding sequence ATGCTAGGCGTCTTGTTCGCCGTGATGTTGGTGTGTACCGCCGGTTACCTGGCCTACAGCCAACGTACCCTGGTCAATCAGCTGGTCGAACACCAGACTACCGATCTCGCCGAATCCTACTTCGACAACATCAATACGCTGATGCTCACCGGCGGCATGGCCAATCGCGATATTCCGCGCAAGAAGGTACTGGCACGCGAGGCCGTGCTCGATGCGCGCATCATCCGTGGTCCCGCGGTAACCAAGCTGTACGGCCCGGGCGACGAAAACGCCCAGGTCCGCGACGACCTAGACCGCCGGGCGCTGGCTGGCGAACGTATCGAGTTGATCGAAGCGGGCGAAAACGGACGGGTTCTCAAGGTGCTGCTGCCGTTGCCGGCCAGCAAGGACTTCCGCGGGACGGATTGTATCGGCTGCCACGTCGCACCAGAGGGCGAGGTCCTGGGCGTGGTGCGCGTCGACTATTCGCTGGAAGCCTTCGATGCCGCGGTCAACCGCGACCTGTTGATGAACATCGGCATCAATTCCGCGCTGATGGTGCTGGGCCTGTTGATCATCGGCGCCTTGTTCTCGCGTATCGTCTCACAACCCCTCAATCAGCTGGTCAACACGATGCGCGCAGTGGCCGAGGGCCGGGCCGACTGGTCACAGCGTCTGAGCCTCGAGTCGAACGACGAGATCGGTGCCCTGGCCAACCATTTCAATACCGCGATAGAGAAGTTCGGCAATCTGATCGACGACACGTCCCGTCAGAAGGAAGAGGCCACGCGTCTGAAGACCGCGCTGGACTGCGTCAGTACGAACGTGATGGTCGCCGACGGCGACTACAACATCATCTACGCGAACGATGCCGTACAGGCGATGTTCCGCGACGCGGAAGCCGACCTACATGAAATGTTGCCTGGATTCGACGCCAACAATCTGATCGGGCGCAACATCGACGTATTCCATGTGAAGCCACAGCATCAGCGTCGTTTGCTCGACAAGCTGACGGATACCTACGAATCGCAAGTGACCGTCGGGCCACGTACCTTCCGCATCATCGCCAATCCGGTGGTCGACGCCAAGGGGCAACGTCTCGGCATCGCGGTCGAGTGGGCAGATCTGACCGCCGAAATGCGCGCCGCCGATGAAGAGGCCAAACGGCTCGAGGTCGAGCGCCGGCATGCGAGTGAAAACCTGCGCATTCGCACGGCCCTGGACAACGTCACCAGTTCGGTGATGGTGGCGGACGCGGACTACAACATCATCTATCTGAACAAGGCGTTGCAAAAGATGTTCGGCGACGCCCAGACGGAACTGCGCGAGGTGTTGCCCGGGTTCGACAGCACCCGGCTGCTGGGCAGCAACATGGACCAGTTCCACAAAGACCCGTCGCATCAGCGTCGCCTGCTCGATGGTATGACGTCGACCGTGAGCAGCGAGATGGAGGTGGCGGGTCTGACCCTACGCGTGGTCGCCAATCCTGTGCTGGATGAGCAGGGCGATCGCCTCGGCACCGTGGTCGAATGGGCCAACCGCACCGCCGAGGTCGCGGTCGAACGTGAGATCGACGGTATCGTGGCCGCGGCGCGCGACGGTGATCTCGCGACACGCGTCTCGCTGGAGGACAAACAGGGCTTTTTCCTCAAACTCGCCAGCGGCATCAACGAGCTGGTCGAGGTGATCGAGAATGTGTTCGGCGACATCGCGGATACGATGGGTGCAATGGCCGACGGCGACCTGACCCGGCCGATCGAGCGCGATTATTCGGGTGCGTTTGGCAAGGTCAAGGAAGATGTCAACACGACCGTGCGCAACATCGAAAAGATCGTGCACGAATTGCGCGAGGCGACAGACGCGATCAACACCGGGGCGGGCGAGATCTCGTCCGGCAACAACAATCTGTCATCGCGTACCGAGCAGCAGGCGGCGGCGCTCGAGGAGACGGCTGCTTCGATGGAGCAGCTCACCTCGACGGTGCGCAACAATGCCGATAACGCGCAGCAGGCCAACCAACTGGCTGGCAGCGCGAGCCAGTTGGCGACGCGCGGTGGTGAGGTGGTGAGTCATGCAGTGTCGGCGATGGGTGAGATCGACACCGCGAGCGGCAAGATCGCCGAGATCATCGGGGTGATCGACGAGATCGCGTTCCAGACCAACCTGCTCGCGCTGAACGCCTCGGTGGAGGCGGCGCGTGCCGGTGAACAGGGGCGTGGCTTTGCCGTGGTCGCAACCGAGGTCCGCAATCTCGCCGGCAGGTCGGCGACGGCAGCGAAACAAATCAAGGAGCTGATCCAGGACTCGGTCGGCAAGGTAAAAGCCGGTAGCGAACTGGTGAACCAGTCCGGTGCCATGCTCGGAGAGATCGTCACCGGGGTGAAAAAGGTGGGTGACATCATCGCGGAGATCGCTGCTGCGTCTGCGGAACAGTCCTCCGGTATCGACCAGGTCAACCAGGCGGTCACTGCGATGGACGAGGTGACCCAGCAGAACGCGGCGCTGGCCGAGGAGACGTCCGCGGCATCGGCGTCGATGAGCGACAAAGCCAGGGAGATGGAACAGTTGGTCGGATTCTTCAAGATCTCCGGCACGCCCCCGATGTCTCGCGCCCCGCTGGCACCCGCCAAGACCGTCGTCGCATCGTCGCGGTCGGCAGCGGACAAGTCGTCGGCCCCGGCGTCCCGGCAGACAGCCAAGGTCGCAGCCGCCAGGCCGCCTGCGCCAGCGAAAGCGAAGGGCAAGCCGGCTCCGTCGCCAAAGCCGCAGCGTGCCAAGGCGCCCCCGGTGGACGACGAAGAGGAGTGGGAGGAATTCTGA